The Elaeis guineensis isolate ETL-2024a chromosome 12, EG11, whole genome shotgun sequence sequence AACAACTAAAAGGATGAACTACAGCTTTGAATCAAATTTTGTTTCAGATCTGTCTCACATCTAATGCAGAAAATATCTAGAAGATGACaatcaaaaaatatgataaaaaaagagATGGAAGGAAGGAGGAAAAAGACCGCAGGTATTAACGTATCTGATCATGGTTTGCCGAAGTGCCAAACTGCCCTAAACTGCCAGATTCGAGGCCTGCCGAACTGTATTAGCAGCTAACCAGTGTGGTTCGGACGTTCAATTCGAAACGCCAGCAAAAatgaagggagaagaagagagagagagagagagagaaagagaaggaaagagaaaggCTAGCGGTGGCCCGCTGAGGCATTCGGAGCTCCACAATCCTTCGTGAGatgcgagaagagagagaagagaagggagagatGAGGAGAGAGGGGAAGGCCGCAGGGAGGCTGTTAAAGGGCCGTCAGGTGGCTGCTGTGGCTGCTAGATGGCCCAAAACAGCCCCACTACCACCGTGGGTTTAAAACAAAGGCTTCATCCTTGTttcctcatattttttaaaaaatacgatGAATAGTGAAGTCAGCAAATGCCGTCCGACGGCCAAAGCGGCCATCCAGTGGCCTCCCCCcggccttcccctccctcctcttctcgcttcccctctctctctatctctctcggctctcattttctctcATAGAGGGCCGTGGAGGCCACACCGATGGTCCTTGTCAGCATCTCCGCCAGCCTCCCTATCcttctccccccccccccaatctctctcttttcctcttggtTCATCCCCCATTTCTATGTCGGTTCGGACTAGGTATAGTTCGGTACAGGGCGTACCGACTCGTACCATCGACCGACCGACATGGGAGCTAATTCCGAGTTGGCGATCCTTGTATCTGATTAGTTCAAACCTTCAAAACAGCAAACTATAGTAGGAGGAATAAAAGAAAATTATAAGAAAGAGATAAGGAAAAATAAAGAATTTCTTTCCAAAGTCAAATCAAGCATTCGATCCTATATGTAGAATTAAAATATATACAACTACAATAGACCATTTAATTAGCAATTTCACATAGGTTGAGCTCATAAATTATTATGCAAGTGAATCAAAACCAGACTTTAAAACCTCTATTATCTActtaaaatcaatttgaaagtGTAAGTGTGAAAAATTCCgggaatataaaaaataaaatctaaattacTACTCAATAAATAAAAAGGGTGCTATTGTAGATTTTGCACAGCCTGATGTGCTTGCACATTAAAAACCCTCATATCAGAAACAAGTTATTCTCAAGTTTTGATGAACCATTGCAGACCATCGTAAAGAAACATCTTTAACAACCAAGTAAAGAACTGTAGAGTAGTACGGCCATAAACAATTCCATACAAGTTTAATGTGTATGGCACAGGTTGCCATGAACCACTCTGGATCTGTACAATGAACTATATTTTGTTTAAGAAAAAAGATCAGTTTAGATAAATCACAGTACCATCTAAAACATTGTAGTTTAAATTAATAACAACTTATCAAAGAGTTTTAGGCAAGGAATTGGAAGTACCCAAATAATTTCCAAAATCACTATGCTCAACTTCGTGAAAAATGTACCCAAAGGGGACCAATTCATATATGTCCTTGATTAGGGTTAGATCTACATATTTAAAGTAAAAGAAGGCACCAAAAGTATTCAAAATTCTCtcataaaatcattaaaaattaaatatatagaaaATTAAGTTAGAGATAGCTGAAATCAGGCAATATTTTTTTGTATAGCAATTATACAGCCACTCAAGTAGCATCGATAACAATTAAATTTCATAAAACAAACTTATAAATAatagaaaattttatatttagaatAAGAACTTAGGCTAAACTTAAAGTTATATAACAATATAAGTGTATGTGCAAACTTCAAACTTCTTATctacaaatcaaatttaaaaataaaatgtgTTAAAAATGAATTTAAATTATGTTTATTATGATCATAATCTAGGAATTTGGAGGTGGCAATGGGTGTCAACATCCCATCCAGCCCGTTCCCATGTTTGATAACTCATTCAGACATAGAAATATTGATCCCAATGGATACTGGATGCCCATGAAAAATGGGTAAAACCAGCATTCGCCGAACTATCTCGAAGCAGATGGTTCAGGGCATTTCGAGCCACACCGACCGCAAATCGAGATAGTTCGACCTTCTGAATCGGAGCATCGAACGAGAAAgagggaaagagaaaaagagaggaagagaaagaggggaCGCCGCTACCGGAGGACCGTAGAGGCCTCCGCGGCTCCATATCGTCTGATAGAGCATTTAATcgagagagataaagagagagggaggaagtgaTGGTACCGAAGAGAGATGCAACCGATGGAGGGCGCCGGATGGCCGCTGAGGGCGCCGGATGGCAAAAAAGGCACGAGCGGAGCCGCGGCCTCAGAACAGGGGCGACCACCCCATTCATTGTGTTTTTTTAAACAACGATGAATAATAGATTTGCcagcttcacttaagtgaagccggtAAATCCATTACCAGTTTCACTGTGGTcagaattttttaaataaaatcgtGAAACTAGGACGATCATCTCTATTTCATACCCATGGAGCCGCGGACTGCGATTCCACCATCCGGTAGCTAGCTGGAGGCCCTCCAACGGCCTCTCCTTCCTATTTTTCTTTCCCTCCCCCCTCTTTCTATATCTCTCTCGATCGTGATTTGACGGAGAAAGCGAAGGCCTTGACGGCCGTCTGAGCACTCCCACAGCCCACCTGTGGCCACCAGTGGCATCTCCTCCGGCCATAtcctccctccccctcccccctctcttcctcctctccggTTCCTTTCTTTGTTTCTATGTCGCTTTGTGTGGGTCCAATTTAATACGGATCCGTACCGACTTGTACTGCCGGCTGGCCGACATAGGTCTCGATAGCAGCTCTGTGGACCTTGGGTAAACCCACAACAAAGGAGGAGCTTGGGTATCGTTTTCATATTATAGGGAATCGTTTCAAACCCAATAATTATGACGGCATCATGTAAAACAGAAAGCATGGTGTCAACATATTCAATAATAATGAGATATTTTATGCTACAAAACTATGCATATCGTCAATCCAATAAAAATAGAGCTAATGAAACCCTAGTTACAAGACTAAATAGTAAAGAAGAAATTATGGCAGTACATCAAATTTAAAaccatttttttcttaaaaagaaacTCCTATGATGACAAGGCATCTATATGGGATGGTCAGACAAAAAGATGGGAACTTAAGTGCCTCATATTGTGAGCGAGGATGTACAATGGCTTGCTTTGTTTATGAGTTCAGCCTCTATCAGCATTTCAACAAACTGATACCAGATAAATGTTACAAGGTCAACCATAATTGACATGGTTTTCTTTAAATTAGTTTCGGACATAAACTAGTTTTTATGATAACTTGAATTTCAGCAATACAAAGCGTACAACAGGAAAATACGGCTTTCCATAATTACTACTATAAGATATAGTGATACACTGCAGCATTTGATAACTTGATAAAACACAATAATAAACTAATGGAGTcgacatgctatatatatagaaTGCTCTTCAAATTCATATCTTACTTGACAATGCACTACATTCAAAAGTAAATTAGTTAGTATAACAGACATACTTTAGAGTTGAACTGGATGGAGATGAACTTTCAAGAGAAGCTAGATAATCCTGCAGAAAGGATATTTATCATTTCCATTTTGTTAATTGATtataaagccaaaaagaaaactaaaTCGATCTTAATTTGTAGAAGGAAAATACATACAGCAGTACTGGTCATGGCGTTCTGTTCATTCCACAAGTCACTGATTTGATTTTCGGCCTTAAATACCGTGAAGTTGCCAGTCATGAAAACAGTATCTCCATTTACCTTTTGTGCACATTTGAAGAGAGCAAATCAAGAACATGCTTCTTCTTACAGAACATTACAATTTaaattaaagaaatttaaaaaaaaaaaaactaccaaGGAGACATTTGCAAATAGACCAAAGTGGTCCTCTGACTTCTCATTGAAAGAGAAAAGGCAAACTAAAAACATGGGTCTCACACACCCAAATACCAAAAAGTATAGCATACCTCATTTAACTTTTCCCACACCAAATCAGGTTGGTTAATATAACCTTGATCAGTAGCCAAGAGATAGAGTTCACCATTGAACtacaaaagaaaatatcaaaattgtAAGATTTGACTAAACAAGTTGAAATTCTAAATCCTTATCCTGTTCACTATATTGCGAAACCAAAGAGAACACCTACAAGTAAAAGCAAGAAATAAAGAAACATAAGTGCTTGATTGTACCTTAAACATAGAGCTGAAATGATTATTACGGAAAAAGACACATAGTTCTCTTTCTTTAAGCCCCTCTTGCAAGCAAAATAGGCTGTGAAACAAGAGACAACTTTACACGAATATAACTTTTCTTCATACATTAATACCTTAGAAAGAAAAGTAACTGGATCAGATCATAGGGAGCACGTACCCATAGATGGTCAATTGGCTTGCATTATTTTCCAAAAAGTTTTTTATCAGTTGCCCTGGAAACAAATGATTGCATCGGTATTAAAACAGATGCAAGGGTTATTTAGATATTGTAAAAAGGgacagaaaataaaaatctactaAAGACTCCTTTACATTGGTGCTGAGTGACCTCAtcttccaaatttttagggcTGTCATCCTCCTCCATTTTGTCAGCCTGCTCAGCCAGAATTGCCTCACCTTCATAGACTGGCTCTCGGTTTTCATGTGTCGTAAATGCAGATTCAAGAATgcgttcttctccttcatatatgGGCTCACTCCCTTCAAAGCTTGAACTGACAGCCTCAGAAACATCAGAAAGCTCTTCTCTTCCATTTGAGGAAAGGAAATCAGAACAATGGGCGATTGGACCGGAAGAAACTGCAGAGTCGCGATCAATCAGATTATCAGTGTGCTTATCATGCCTCTGTTGATCCTCTCCTGAAGCAATCATTAGGTCTTTGTTAGTGCAGCACCTATCAGAACCATCTTCTTCAGTAGATAGCAGAGGTGGATCCACATTTTGCATTAAAATATCAGTCCTTACAGTCTTCTTTGAATCACCAGATATTAAAAGTTTCATGGATCCTTCAGAGATTGACTGGCCAGCATTATTTCCAGAACTAGCCCTGGGAATCAAGGACCCATCCTCTGCCGTGGCATCATCCTTCCAATTACTGGATGCATTGGATTCTTGTGGTGCAAACAAGTCTGACTGATACAACTTTTCAGATTCAGCTCCATTTTGTACCCCCAAAGAATCAACATGAGTTCCAAATCCAGAACACTGATGTGCGCTTTCCTCCAGTTTAGATGGATTACTACAATCAGCATCAGGGGACATGGAAACATTAACTGGATTGGACATTTCAGCTCTAGAGAGGTTCAAGGCTCTCAtcagctcttcttcttcttccatgtcACCTCTCCCTCTTCGTTGCTCAACAGATGTTGAGACTGGATATTCGTCAAATGATCTACCTCTTGAAAGGCATGGCGATGGAACTCCTAATGTTGCAGTTGTTGCAGCAGCAAAATCAACAGAGTCTTCTTCTTGCAtaatcttattttctctctcagatttccTTGCTTCGAAGGCAACAAGCTCAGCAACAAGTGTATTATAAGACTTAGACCCAATTGCCGCTGCAGTATCAGTATCCTAGATAACAGCAAATGTCTGTTAATATAATTCCATCAATCATGGTACGCCAATACTGAATTGGTAGAGGGCATGCGTATCGATACACTGAACCGATCCCCGTCGACATTGTACCAAGTTAATACCAGATATTGAGATTGTAAACCTTGATATCAATGCTATTAAGGGCAAGAACAATAACTCAGCTTAACCAAAACTTTCTcttaaaattaatgttcaatccAATGTAATTGCCATTGTACATCAATGGCCTCTATGTAATGACTCTTGACAGACCAGTTACAGAAAAA is a genomic window containing:
- the LOC105034131 gene encoding uncharacterized protein produces the protein MATEERRKEAEAEAEVVYKTKVIQFLGRSTPIILQNDNGPCPLLAICNVLLLRNNLNLSLDVSEVSLQKLLSLVAERLIDSNSNVQDKDDGYVSNQQQNISDAIDLLPRLATGIDVNVHFRKINDFEFTRECAIFDLLDIGLYHGWIVDPQDTDTAAAIGSKSYNTLVAELVAFEARKSERENKIMQEEDSVDFAAATTATLGVPSPCLSRGRSFDEYPVSTSVEQRRGRGDMEEEEELMRALNLSRAEMSNPVNVSMSPDADCSNPSKLEESAHQCSGFGTHVDSLGVQNGAESEKLYQSDLFAPQESNASSNWKDDATAEDGSLIPRASSGNNAGQSISEGSMKLLISGDSKKTVRTDILMQNVDPPLLSTEEDGSDRCCTNKDLMIASGEDQQRHDKHTDNLIDRDSAVSSGPIAHCSDFLSSNGREELSDVSEAVSSSFEGSEPIYEGEERILESAFTTHENREPVYEGEAILAEQADKMEEDDSPKNLEDEVTQHQWQLIKNFLENNASQLTIYGLFCLQEGLKERELCVFFRNNHFSSMFKFNGELYLLATDQGYINQPDLVWEKLNEVNGDTVFMTGNFTVFKAENQISDLWNEQNAMTSTADYLASLESSSPSSSTLNSDLQLAIALQQQEFEQQPPCQQQQHPQQPPVSGRSRLVTGPQAPRNPAPSQKSESKAKDKCVVM